Proteins from a single region of Mus pahari unplaced genomic scaffold, PAHARI_EIJ_v1.1 scaffold_13427_1, whole genome shotgun sequence:
- the LOC110315319 gene encoding olfactory receptor 7G2-like — translation MNNMEKRNQTTFPGFLLLGLTEDPKLQPVLVILFFSIYLVTIFGNMLIVLISISDSHLHTPMYLFLSNLSLNDICLSTSTIPKMLVNIQENNQSITYKGCLTQMNFVLIFGGMENCLLAVMAYDRYVAICHPLRYTVIMEPCFCILLILLSLLISVVDSLMHSLMVLRLPFCTHLEIPSFFCELPKMLKLACSDTLIDNXXXXXXXXXXXXXXXXXXXXXXXXXXXXXXXXXXXXXXXXXXXXXXXXXXXXXXXXHLSVVSLFYGTGFGVYITSFIKDSSRKSAVASVMYAVVPQMLNPFIYSLRNRDMKVAMRKFFSRIASFL, via the coding sequence ATGAACAACATGGAAAAGAGAAACCAAACAACTTTTCCAGGATTCCTTCTTCTGGGACTGACAGAAGACCCCAAACTGCAGCCTGTCTTGGTCATCTTGTTCTTTTCTATATATCTGGTTACCATTTTCGGGAACATGCTTATAGTGTTGATTTCTATCTCTGACTCCCATCTTCACACCCCTATGTActtatttctttccaatttgtccTTAAATGACATCTGTTTAAGCACAAGCACGATCCCAAAGATGCTGgtgaacatacaagaaaataatcaaagcatCACATACAAAGGCTGCCTCACTCAAATGAACTTTGTCTTAATATTTGGTGGCATGGAGAACTGTCTCCTTGCAGTAATGGCTTATGACCGATATGTGGCTATTTGTCACCCCCTAAGGTACACGGTCATCATGGAACCCTGTTTCTGTATCCTCCTGATTCTGTTGTCCCTGCTAATTAGCGTTGTGGATTCTTTAATGCACAGCCTGATGGTGTTAAGACTGCCATTCTGCACACATCTGGAAATACCAAGCTTCTTCTGTGAACTTCCCAAGATGCTCAAGTTGGCCTGTTCTGATACTCTCATTGATAACATNNNNNNNNNNNNNNNNNNNNNNNNNNNNNNNNNNNNNNNNNNNNNNNNNNNNNNNNNNNNNNNNNNNNNNNNNNNNNNNNNNNNNNNNNNNNNNNNNNNNNNNNNNNNNNNNNNNNNNNNNNNNNNNNNNNNNNNNNNNNNNNNNNNNNNNNNNNNNNNNNNNNNTCACCTGTCAGTTGTGTCTTTGTTCTATGGGACAGGATTTGGGGTATATATTACATCTTTTATTAAGGACTCATCCAGGAAGTCTGCAGTGGCTTCAGTGATGTATGCTGTAGTACCTCAGATGCTGAACCCCTTTATCTACAGTCTGAGGAACAGGGACATGAAGGTTGCCATGAGGAAATTCTTCAGTAGAATAGCTTCATTTCTATga